One Eurosta solidaginis isolate ZX-2024a chromosome 1, ASM4086904v1, whole genome shotgun sequence genomic window, aacgaattacattgaataactttttgaccttagttggacgaggctggccgcagttcggatgcagccaaaataggtgaaataattatgcgagtcccattgatacttatcactactcctgggaatcctatttgagtaaaatacagttttttctgtttgggttttaatctacttcgcacaaatattctcctcaataatatctaaaaccagtccaacaccaaaatcatttccacatcatatttgatagctgccgtcagcaaggaatcggagtatggcgcataattttaaaatacgaacgcgtatgcggaaatggtccttaattttgtttagtactgagtaaaatgcttcctttcaaatctgcaaaataacttcatatgaaactcattatttgtttgtcacttaaacattttcttacttggtgcttggtagttccaagggattggaatgatcacgcgaatgttttccgtattcgcgaaatgtcaatcaccaacatttttgtcattataaaatagatttcatataatattaataaaaaaatcacatttgaaaatgcttaaatttctgccacaaattgatcagctgtttatttatctgtcaaatcatcactttctgaagttggcaactcaattcaatttcaactgaaataagttgtaattcgtaataccaaacaggagttgagttgtcttaaagttgagttgttttaattacaacccaactaagttgagttgtaaacggtaataggggcaatagTTTGTTGCCGTAGTAGACTTGATGCTATTTATCAGACTATACCATATCTAAGCTGATCGACCCTCCATCTCCATTTTTGATTCTACTCCCAGCCCAGCATCCGTTAAGGAGACTGAGTCTACGAAAACCATATTTGGTTGCATATTGAAGACCATCACAACTGTAGTGAAAACATGCTCGAAGCCATGTTACATTATTACATATTACTAAACATTATACTTATTTTCGTAGGCCGCGTTGGGTTGGACTCAGAATAACAAAGCTATTGTTTGGGGTTGTGGCGGAACATTAGTCAGCGAGCAATATATTCTAACAGCAGCCCATTGTACAACATCGAGTGAGTAAGTAAATAACATTTATAAAGTCACAATATGCCTGACGGCCTCTTGGAAATGTTAATTGAAAACTAAAGTATCAACTGATAGTCGATATTATGTTTATTTCAAGAGAGGGATCACCGCCACATAGGTAGAGGCTCGACATGTTTGATTGTCGCGATTTCTTACTCTCGTCTATTTTTGCAGGAAACCTCCCGATATTGTGCGCCTAGGTACACCTAATCTCAATGAAAACTCCACTTACACCCAGGACATAGGCATTGCGCTCATCATACTCCATCCAGATTATCGTACTTCCACCTATTATCATGACATTGGACTAATGAAATTATCACGACAAGTAAATATAACGCCGAAAGTGCGTCCAGTGTGTATATGGCAGTTGCCTGATATCGAAATACCCACAATGGTAGCAACAGGTTGGGGTCGTACTTCATTTCGTGGTTCGCGTTCCAATACGCTACAAAAAGTGGATTTGAATAAGATCAATCAAGTGGTATGTAAGAAGTTGTATTACAAAGAACGTCGTTTGCCCAAAGGAATTTTAGATGAGCAATTTTGTGCGGGTCATATGGAAGGTGGAAAGGACACCTGCCAAGGGGACTCTGGTGGTCCATTGCATGCTGAGCTACCTGAATTGAAATGTGTAAAATTTCTTGTCGGCATTACATCGTTTGGAAAGTTTTGTGCTCAATCTAATGCACCGGGGGTTTATGTAAAAGTTCATCCATACCTCGAATGGATTGAGAGCATTGTATTTAAGGAGGACGATATTTAGGGTTAGCT contains:
- the snk gene encoding serine protease snake isoform X3 is translated as MIYRRPFLYNIYLFSLLFTLPIALSSPQLFQYYETTKYTISRPWRGKTNNFDIQPEPLNGFNERTKSPNTDVTNNVANGYDTTSDIDQSLSITQTNPFPNIDNFQMGDITENQIHATTELEEGSFCRRSFDGRSGYCILSYQCLHVMRDFREHGVKIDICTYRRNIPVICCPLAEKHVEPQSISAKKCQQYNSDIKGVKFDIPQKFSGKTCIPSLPMIVGGQIVNEEEYPHMAALGWTQNNKAIVWGCGGTLVSEQYILTAAHCTTSSDRYYVYFKRGITATLVYFCRKPPDIVRLGTPNLNENSTYTQDIGIALIILHPDYRTSTYYHDIGLMKLSRQVNITPKVRPVCIWQLPDIEIPTMVATGWGRTSFRGSRSNTLQKVDLNKINQVVCKKLYYKERRLPKGILDEQFCAGHMEGGKDTCQGDSGGPLHAELPELKCVKFLVGITSFGKFCAQSNAPGVYVKVHPYLEWIESIVFKEDDI